One genomic region from Myripristis murdjan chromosome 7, fMyrMur1.1, whole genome shotgun sequence encodes:
- the dnajc11a gene encoding dnaJ homolog subfamily C member 11a yields MASALDDDEIDNDDYYSLLNVRREATQEELKAAYRRLCMLYHPDKHRDPELKRQAEQLFNLVHQAYEVLSDPQARAIYDIYGKRGLDVEGWEVVERKRTPAEIREEYERLQKEREERRLQQRTNPKGTISVGIDATDLFDRYEEDYEDMVGGGIPHVEINKMHISQSIEAPLTTTDTAILSGSLSTHNGNGGGNINLALRRVTSAKGWGELEFGAGDTHGPLFGMKIFRNLTPRCFVTAQCGLQFSSRGVRPGVTTVLARHLDKNTMGYLQWRWGIQSSMNTSIVRDTKSSHFTFAMQLGIPHSFLMLSYQYKFQDEDQTKIKGSVKSGFFGTVVEYGAERKISRHSVLGATVSVGVPQGVSLKIKLNRASQTYFFPIHLTDQLLPSAVFYATVGPLVFYLAIQRLIIRPYVRAQKEQDLEKQRESSASEIARKRQEAESAVLLMQESVRRIIEAEESRMGLIILNAWYGKFVTDNSKKHERAKVIDVTVPLQCLVKDSKLILTEATKSGLPGFYDPCVGEEKSLKVLYQFRGVMHQVLSGDMEALRIPKQSHRIDADT; encoded by the exons ATGGCGTCCGCCTTggatgatgatgaaattgaCAATGATGATTATTACTCCTTGCTTAACGTCAGGAGAGAG GCAACACAAGAGGAGCTGAAGGCGGCATACAGGCGGTTATGCATGCTGTACCACCCAGATAAGCACCGGGACCCCGAGCTGAAGAGACAAGCAGAGCAGCTCTTTAATCTTGTACATCAAGCTTATGAAG TCCTTAGTGACCCGCAGGCCAGAGCTATCTATGACATCTATGGCAAGCGAGGACTGGATGTTGAAGGATGGGAG GtggtggaaagaaaaagaacaccAGCAGAGATTCGAGAGGAGTATGAGCGTCTTCAGAAAGAGCGAGAGGAGAGAAGACTTCAGCAAAGGACCAACCCAAAG GGCACGATTAGTGTGGGTATTGATGCCACAGACCTCTTTGACCGGTATGAGGAGGACTATGAGGATATGGTTGGAGGGGGTATCCCACATGTGGAGATCAACAAGATGCACATATCACAATCCATAGAG GCCCCTCTTACCACAACAGACACAGCCATTCTGTCTGGCTCCCTGTCGACCCACAATGGAAATGGAGGCGGCAACATTAACCTGGCCTTGAGAAGAGTCACCTCAGCTAAAGGCTGGGGAGAg CTAGAGTTCGGTGCTGGAGACACCCATGGGCCTCTCTTTGGAATGAAGATATTCCGAAACTTGACACCACGCTG CTTTGTGACTGCTCAGTGCGGGCTCCAGTTCTCATCCCGGGGTGTGCGTCCTGGTGTTACCACTGTGTTGGCCCGTCATCTAGACAAGAACACTATGGGCTATCTGCAGTGGCGCTGGGGAATCCAATCGTCTATGAACACCAGCATTGTCAGGGACACCAAGAGCAGCCATTTCACCTTTGCAATGCAG cttgGAATTCCTCACTCTTTTCTGATGCTGAGTTACCAGTACAAGTTCCAGGATGAAGATCAGACAAAGATCAAGGGCTCAGTAAA ATCAGGTTTCTTTGGGACTGTGGTGGAGTACGGCGCTGAGCGGAAGATCAGTCGACACAGTGTCCTGGGGGCCACCGTCAGTGTGGGAGTGCCCCAAGGTGTCTCCCTCAAGATCAA GTTAAACAGAGCCAGCCAGACGTATTTCTTCCCTATCCACCTGACCGACCAACTGCTGCCTAGTGCAGTATTTTACGCCACAGTCGGACCACTGGTTTTCTACCTCGCCATTCAGCGGCTTATTATCCGGCCCTACGTGCGTGCCCAGAAGGAACA AGACTTGGAGAAGCAGCGGGAGAGCTCAGCATCTGAAATTGCTAGGAAGAGACAGGAGGCGGAGTCTGCT GTCTTGCTCATGCAGGAGTCTGTGCGCAGGATCATTGAAGCTGAGGAGTCTAGAATGG GTCTCATCATCCTCAATGCCTGGTATGGCAAGTTTGTGACAGACAACAGCAAGAAGCATGAGAGGGCAAAGGTCATCGATGTGACTGTGCCACTGCAGTGCCTGGTGAAAGACTCAAAGCTAATCCTCACTGAGGCCACAAAG TCGGGACTCCCTGGCTTCTATGACCCCTGCGTGGGGGAGGAGAAGAGCCTGAAGGTGCTGTATCAGTTCCGGGGAGTCATGCATCAAGTCCTGTCAGGGGACATGGAAGCACTCAGGATACCAAAGCAAT ctcacaggattGATGCAGACACATAG